The DNA segment CCTTGTCGAAGGGCCTAGAATAGAGGTTGTATAGTTAAGGCACTGTCACTCAAATTGAGTCTGGCAGCTTGCCCATAAAAAGCTTCAGGGATTTGATCGCTCAGCCAGTACTGACCGGCGATAGACACCAGTTCAGCGGCAAGGTGAGCACAAAAAATCTGACTGGATGTATCTCCGCTGGCTCCAGCAAGGGCGCGTCCGCGCATCATGCCGTAAATATGGATATTGCCATCGGCGATCACTTCGGCACCCGCGCTGACGCTGCTGGTGACAATCAAATCACAGTCTCGTGCATATATCTGCTGTCCAGACCGAACCGGCGTACTCACAATACGGGTTTTAACCGGTGCGGGTGGCTCGGGTAACGCGACGGGCGCACTTTTCTTAATACCTTTCCCTTCACTTAGCAAAGGCAAGCCTGCACGCGTTACAGCACGTTTAAGCCCTTCATCGGTGCAACCACTTACGCCAATGACATGCAGCCCAGCTTCGGTAATGGCCTGTTGTAATTTCTGCCAGCTTGCGCCTTCAGGGACGTTAGCAATATTAATAACAACAGGGGCATTTTTCAAAAAAGCGGGCGCTTGCTCGACTTTTTCGATTAATGCCTCACGTATTACCTCCGGTTGCGAATTATGCAAATGAACAACCGAAAGGGTAAAACTGCTGCCTTTTAGTTCTATTGGCGATTGTGACATCTATCCTGACTCAGTTTCAGCAACTTTAAATCCCCGGAATAACCACACAGGGGGTAATATTCCGATGTACATTAAGCATGTTATAGTCAGTGCTATATCTAGGCAAGTCGCCGTCTGAATTAATTAGAGTGAAAAAATGATTTGTACCATTTACAGAAGTTCAAAACGCGATCAGACCTATCTTTATGTCGAAAAAAGAGACGATTTCTCATCGGTGCCTGAAGAACTGATGAAAAGTTTTGGCCAACCACAATTAGCCATGGTGATCGATTTAGAGAGTAAAAAGAAACTGGGCTCAGCCGACATTGAAAAAGTCAAAAGCGCTTTAAAAGAGCAAGGGTATTATTTACAGCTGCCTCCTCCGCCCGAAAGTTTGCTAAAAATGCATTTCGAACAAACTAAAAAATCTTCGGATGAATGAATTGTGTGATGTTATTCACATAAACATAGAGCGCCGAGCTATCTCGGCGCAAATCCATTGAAGTGTTGATGATTGCGGCTGTAGTTTCATAACTAGTTTTATATAAGAAGGGCAGGAAGCTCAGATGCCGTTGGCGTCTCGATTCTCGCTTCAGATTATGTATGCCCCTTGGAATAACGTGGCGATAGCATCGCGTTGTGTATAACCACAGGAGAAGTCTATGTATCAACATCGTGATTGGCAGGGTGCTTTGCTAGAGCTTCCTGTCAGTAAAGTGGTT comes from the Hafnia alvei genome and includes:
- a CDS encoding YcgL domain-containing protein, producing MICTIYRSSKRDQTYLYVEKRDDFSSVPEELMKSFGQPQLAMVIDLESKKKLGSADIEKVKSALKEQGYYLQLPPPPESLLKMHFEQTKKSSDE
- the minC gene encoding septum site-determining protein MinC, which translates into the protein MSQSPIELKGSSFTLSVVHLHNSQPEVIREALIEKVEQAPAFLKNAPVVINIANVPEGASWQKLQQAITEAGLHVIGVSGCTDEGLKRAVTRAGLPLLSEGKGIKKSAPVALPEPPAPVKTRIVSTPVRSGQQIYARDCDLIVTSSVSAGAEVIADGNIHIYGMMRGRALAGASGDTSSQIFCAHLAAELVSIAGQYWLSDQIPEAFYGQAARLNLSDSALTIQPLF